The Lolium perenne isolate Kyuss_39 chromosome 6, Kyuss_2.0, whole genome shotgun sequence genome segment tccaggcttactaggggtgacatctctttctgctatcctgcgaaccctacgcctggacctcccactatctctgggatgtactactcctatttggtacttgccaagctgttccgtgagaacctcatcagcaagtctggagaccacagtgaagtccggaactatcacctcaacttgatgtactattgtcatcctgacagggtgaggaagattgatggctgtgatcttatctactgtgaactgaagagagcaataatggaccgcatgactcccaactacgcccagtatgttcagcggctcatcaactacattgttcccgctcctcggaacgctattggtgagaaagtcatcatggatccattcaggttccccattcaggaggccactcgttCAGACGTTCCCTCCATGACGACCACCACTGAGCGCCAttccaaggcacaccatgatcatgatgctagctccagtcactctcggcgctcccagcatggggccgctcgattcttcacatgcatgttccaaatgtgcaagaacagcaatgatgttgcacatcggacccttactatgacccaggagacacggaggcgccagaatgaattcatggcctcaaggaaccaccctgttcctcctcctggacctgagatggagcctgtgatagcacctcagtgggagatgcctcttcttacagatgagatgctccagaacttcgatttctccgtgtacgctcatggtgctctccctactaggcctgctcgtgctcccactcctactgctgatgatgctgatgatgatgcgggtgatgatgatgcgggagatgatgatgcacgcgagagctcctcctcgcttgggtttggtcactattgatgggtgcgatagcatctctcctcttttcttcgcctttttggtgttccgatgccaaagggggagaagagagtagagtctagaccacggggttctttgattgccacaagccatgggagttgctttatttggattttatatggcttgggcttgtttactttgagtttttcaagaaccatttgctatttccaataattcgtgtatggatgtgtatggacgactattatgtgtgctactctatgttaggatgcttatatatcttgatatgcacatcttcataccatgcttgtttcctaaagatattgggggagcttctcatgtttcacaaaatggtgcactttgcattcaaacgcaaattctccaagtgcacacattatgggggagctttcgtaatatcttagatggaatcaaggtttagagcttatcataatatctatttatgactctagctcggtttgtcatcgtataccaaaaagggggagattgtaagggtatttcacccttatccattattttggtaacgatgacaccgtgctaaagtatttggcctaatatgttctcaaggataatctcaggtattaggcaatgaggcataaatggtgtatcaaaggaacaagaaggctaaaggagaccccccacttcaacaacaatcgaaaaggggtctacagcagaaatccggtctgctgcccggtccaaccgggccagcaaccggcctgtccggcgcacagctcggtcaaccggtcgccaaccggggaaGTCCGGCGCacgacccggtcgaccggtcgccaaccgggcgctTCACCAGAACACAGCGAgtccggttgccgaccggtcaaccggcctacggaccggcgagtccggcacacggcccggtcgaccggtcgcaaaccaggcgccaaccggccgctaaccggaggagctccaggaccagcaaaaggcgtccggtcactggcccggtcagaccggcctcaccaccgggctgtccggtctgtggcccggtcagaccgggtttgtcgaggagaagctgaggtggcaagtggcaacggccatatttcgaagaacactataaatagcccttctcctacctctagacagttaggcactacactacaagctgttcttgagctctctctctctcttactccattgctagaaacaccaaaagcctcagatctccctcctcctccacccaaactcaaatccctccggggaatcattagaggaggatccgatctaccgttctaccaagccaaatctcattcccccttgtattcattgagaagcttgcttcctagggttccttggaaaccctaggtaggcaagaggagtccggaagcatccgggctgtggatttgctccgggcaagattgtgaaggtttggaggctacctcaaagtctaccacaagtgagtgagctattccttcgtgggataggctccggagaatagggtgagccttcgtggcgcggggaatccttcgtgggacctccactcctccaaacgtgacgtaccttgttgcaaagcaagggaacacgggaatacatcctcgtctccgcatgctatcggttatctctaaccgaacctcttacttgtgatttaactgcctgtgagagccttcgtgctcgagttagttgtatcctcatataggttgcttcacctagtttgcattaggctcatctttatattccgcaaagcctaatattgcaaagaaagaattaaaatttgtagaaacctattcacccccccccccctctaggtttaccatctctatactttcaacggCGTAGAAGATTTCATCTCCTAGACTCACAAGTCACAACCGATATGGAATTTACACAATGTGTTCTGCATACCACCTTGCGAGTACAATGTCTTTATGTGAGTGTGTGTAATGGCCCTGGTTGTGCCACGACTTTAGACACGCAGGGTGAGGCACGGTCGTGGAAGAAACTCTGGGCCATCACGGCGCTAGACAAGATGAAGATCACATTATAACGTTTTGCATATAATTGTCTTCCATAGGGGAAGCAGCTGGAGCGACGCCACATTCTTGCATCCACGGTATGTGTGCCTCCATGGACGAGCGCATCGAGCATGCGCTCATATTATGTCCTTATGCACACGAGGTGTGGTCTGAAATTAAAGACTTCAACGGTATTCACCTAAACCATAAGGCTTTTACCTCTTCCAAGATGTGGATCTTTGATTATTATCTGGCTAGAGGAGGTGACCTTGAAGCTACAGTCCTTGCGGTGACATGCTGACATGTTTGGGATGCCCATAATAAACTGAGCGAAGAACATATGATGGTGTCTCCATCAAGCGTAGCCTCAAAGATCAAAGCTTATGTTGACATGATAGTTGAGCACTCATTCGGAACCAAGCCTACTCATAGCCGTGAACCCTCTTCACTTTCTCGCTGGGTCCGGCCATCGACTGGAATGGTTTTGATCAATATTGATGCTGCTCTTTTTTTTGCTTCTTCTTGTCGCATGGGAGCGGGAGTGGTGATCCAGGTTCATAATGAAGCTTGTGCTGCTACTTGTAACGACTCTTACCAGGAGGTTGCCATCCCTGAACTAGCTTAAGCCATGGCGATGAGGAGGGCTTTAATCTTTGCTAAGAATGAGAGACTCgatcgtgtgtgtgtgtgtgtgtggctatTGTGTGCCTCTCCATGGTTCAGCTCATCGACACCGGTGAGATGGATCGTTCGATTTGTGGACCGATTGTCGAAAATATGAAGCAACTTATTGCTACGATCTTGGTATGTTCCGTTGTTCATGTTTGTCACGAGCTGAATGAGACGGCGCATTTGTTAGCTTGTTCTAATGAGTTTTTCTTTACCTAGTGTGTGACGTGGTGTGCCTCTAGATTATATCCGATGAACTCTTTATATCGACATTATGTGTCCATGATTAATAAAGCTGCATGCATTTTCTCTTAAAATGAAAAGTTGAAGCCAGGCTCCAACCACGTCCAAATCATCAGCAAAAGAAAGAAGACCTGCAACCAGATCCGAATCCTTGGCCGCGAAGGCCCGAGGTGCATCCAGCGAGGCGCACAGCGTCAAACAGCTGTCGCGTCGTTTGCCTCGGTTACGTTTCGTCGCTCCTCCTTCCACGCACGCAGACGCAATTCCCCTTTCCTAAACCAATCCAGCGCCAGAAAGAAATCCTTCGCAAACTCGCTGCTCCTCCGAtccgatcttcttcttcttcttcttcgccgccgGCAGGGATCCACGATGTCGTACGCCTACCTCTTCAAGTACATCATCATCGGCGACACAGGTCCCCTTCTCAATCCGCTCCCCATTCTCGATCGCTCCTCTCTTCGATTCCCACATGCCCCGCAACGCCCGCCGGTGGGATCGGATCCGCGGTTGCGTGCGGGGGATCTGCTTGCCCACGCGCGCGCCCGCGCGCGCGCGGTTTCTTGCTTTGCCAGCCTGGGTACGCGTCCTGATTGCTTGGTTCGTTCGTTCGTTCTCTCTCTCTGCTGCAGGCGTGGGGAAGTCATGCCTGCTGCTGCAGTTCACCGACAAGAGGTTCCAGCCCGTGCACGACCTCACCATCGGCGTCGAGTTCGGCGCACGAATGATCACAATCGACAACAAGCCTATCAAGCTACAGATTTGGGACACGGTACGTGCTAGCTTCCTTCTTTTTCTCTCTGTTACTTGCGTGTGATGTGCGATGCTGCCTCTGTTACTTGCGTGTTGCAATTAGGTATCTCTGAATTAAGACCCAAGAGACGTGTTAAATTTTTTGTCAGTTCTGGCGGGCAATAGGCCATGGTAGTTGTTTTCCCTGTTACTGCTTGCAGTTTTAAGCTCATAATTTGTCATGGTTGTATTGCTCGGAGCGACATTCATCTCTGTATATAAATgcaacacttgcctctctatagAAATTGTAACATTGATCACCAACTTATTGCTGTAATATTCATGTAAAGCCTAGTAATAAGATCATAGTAATCAAACAACGTTTTCCAGATAAACCTCATAGTATCCCCACTTCTTTTAGACAGTCTGAAAAGTATTCACAAATATACTTTTTGTTAAAAGTTTTCTAATGGTTTGACTCCATTTTTACCATGATTATTTGGCCTCTTAACATTCGTATGTTGTTATTTTTAGTTTGTTATCAAACATACCATGTTCCAATTTGCTTCTGCTTAATTACATAGCAAGGCTTGGTGGCCAAGACTGCTTATCTAAATTGCCATCTAATGATTACGCTTGCTTTTGAGTTTGACGTCATCAAGAACATACATCTCATACTATCATCTCTTGATCTCTTCACATCACAGGCTGGCCAAGAATCATTCAGATCTATAACTAGATCATACTACAGAGGGGCTGCTGGTGCCCTTTTGGTTTATGATATCACCAGGTACTGCATTGGTTTGAGAATACAACTGTTTCTCTTTTCAAATTCTGCATAATAATGACCCTTCCACTATACTGATCAAACATCAGGAGGGAAACTTTTAACCATCTCGCAAGCTGGCTTGAAGATGCAAGACAGCATGCAAATGCCAATATGACGGTTATGCTCATCGGAAACAAATGTGATCTGTCTCATAGACGTGCTGTCAGCTATGAGGAAGGCGAACAGTTTGCCAAGGAGAATGGTCTGGTCTTTATGGAGGCATccgcaaaaacagcacaaaatgtTGAGGAGGTGATTGTTCATTCCTACTGCATATTGTGTGATCacactttttttttgtttctctccAAAAAATAAACTCACATCCTTTCTTGTGGTCCAGGCATTCATTAAGACTGCAGGAACAATATACAAGAAAATTCAAGATGGCGTTTTTGATGTGTCTAATGAGGTCAGTTTTTAGTTGCTCACCTTTTCAGTTTATCAAGCTTTTGCTAACCAAAGATAATTAGTAATATTAAATAATCTTGAATTTAATATCTCAGCCTGGTCTTGTGCCCTTCTGGTGTGTAAAATTTAGCAGTTTTAGCGTACAGCTCTGAATAAGAAAATGCTACAAAATAATTTGGACATATACGTTGCTGGTTCCATGTAAGACCTATGGATATCTCGAACCTGTAGAAATATACATCCGTATAAATCTTGTTAATGTCTAGAGGGGATCTTATCAGGTTGTAATAATAACTTACGTTTGATTGAGGAAGCATACCTACTTGGGTAGGTCCAAAAAATTTCAGCTTTTGTGCCATGAAGTAATTGGATGTGTTGTCATGTGTTTCTGTTGCCATTTTGACCATCTGAGCCATCAGGGCGCGAAATGTTCATCAATcgtacttgtcatgtgatgattagATTGGTCTCCATTGTGTTGTGATGGGCTTCCATCCAAATATTATGTATAGTGCAGGTCCATCAATGGTGGTGGTGAACATGAAACCAGAAAGTTTCTTCTGATTGATTTTGAAATTGTAGATGTTTACGTTTGCATTAGCGTATATTTACCAACCTAGCACTGCTCTGATCATAAGGGATGCTTCCTTTCTACCCCGCAAATATGTTGGCAATGTTTAATGTTATTTTGTCTAATTGCTGCAGTCGTACGGAATTAAAGTTGGTTACGCTGTCCCCAATGCATCTGGAGGTGGTGCTGGCTCGTCCTCTCAAGCAGGTGGCTGCTGCAGCTAAGTCAGTTTGCAACAATGTGATATTGTGCAAAACATGTTGCAATGTTTTGATGCTGCCTAGTGAGACAAAGGAAATAGTTCGCCATTGACGCTGTAGTCAGTGCTTCGAAATGTTCATCAATGGTATTTGTCCACACTGTGCAATCTGTCTGTAAAGTGAACATCTACATCTACAGTCTGTATCCATTTGCATGTGACTAAATGAAAGAGTGTGAATATTCATTTGTTCAATGTAATAATACTTTGTAGACTACGACCTTTTTGGCACTGGTTCTACTCTTCCAAATAGAATCACATTGTTCAATTATTAAAGAAATACTGAAAATTTATGTACACCCTTATACCAAAAATAGATTGTGAAATGGTTGAAGTTCCAGAGTAATGATTTGGACCACAAAAATACAATCTTTCTATACACCCTTTTCCTTTCGATAACAGTTTTGGGATCAAACATGTTACTGGTTCCCGTTCCTGTTGACCTTAGATAAGAGAAGAGCTAGTGGTTCCTGTTGAACTTAGATAAGAGAAGATCTAGTGCAGAAAATTTCCATTTCCCAATCTTCCAGCGATAGAACGGAATTTTTCATCTTCATAACTTGCAGTTGAGCTGTGCCCGTACCAGGGCACTGTTTAGCAAACAGTCTGGGGTCTCCAGCCCGGACAGTCCAGGGTTAGGCAACCTCGACCATCTGACCCCTCCAGGCAGGTTTTGTACAGCTTGTCCTGGGAATGGTAAGGGACTCTACTGTAATTTATGAGCATCTAAATACTACATCAAATGTTTGTGTAACTGGATATGGAAGAAGGCATCATGGCACAGTAATCACAATGCAAGCTACTACACTTCTGAAGATCACAATGTAAGCTAACACGCTTTTAAACATCAGGTTAAACACCAGCATAATTCCACATCAAGAACAGCTAGTACCAATGTCTTAGCTCAAATGAGAACATTACTCGTACGACCAACAAGAAAGAAGATTACATTGCACAGAAGCATGCCGTGCAAAATTTCCAAGGTACAGCAAAGCTCAGCGCCCCCTGCCACGACCGcgcccacgaccacggccgcgcccACGCCCCATAGGTTTCCCTGCATTCAGACAAAGCATTACTTAGAGAATGGGACTGGTGATAACAAGTAACTAAAACATAAGGAAGACAGAAATATCAAACCTGCAGTAGGCTTCTTAGGCTTCACCCTTGGTGTTTCCTCAACCAGCAAAGTCTCCAGGTTTAAGCTGTCAGGAAGGATATAATAGCGAATGTTGTTTCCCCTCACACTAAGGTGATCAATGGTAACAGGATTCTTCCCTTTCAGTGTGAGCTTCACAGTCTTCAGATGAGTATTCATGCTGATGTCAACACCTACAAAATGGGCATGAATTCAGGACACACAACATACATATACTAATGAATACACTTTCAGGATAATTATAGGTCATAAGTGACAATGATGAGGAAATGGAATCAAACGACTGACAAGTATGTTACATGAAAATGCTACCATAAGGATGCAGGACCTGTAACCTTCTGAAATCAGAATCTAGTATATTTACTAAAACAACTTATATCTCACATTATTCTAGATTTCTGTGTCAACAGAAGGTATTGTCGGAAGGTCTTCTTTATGCTTACATTACTTTGTCAATCCTTACAAGTTAGAAACCTAAAACAATATTTCCTCCACCTCCCTGGAAAGGAACGCATTTTACAATTGATAAGGATCCCAAACATGGAGTTTGCATCCAGCCATCCAGTACAAAATTAAGTAATTGTGTTGCGTAGAAGTATCACAGATAGGAGACCACCAAAGGTATAATGAAGTGAGATCCAGCAGATGGATATAGTATAGAATAATCATTTAATAACATTCTTATAAAGCAATAACCAACAAGATGATTTCATTCTGGGGATGGTAATTATTGTATAGTTTGGTATAATCCTGAATAGCAAGACCTACTTTACTAATCAGAAGGATGTTATCTTCAGAACATACAAACTTGTTTTTGTTACTATACCAAAGGATGCCAGCTTGCGCAGTAAGGTTGGAATGTTGGATTCTTAGCATTTCACTGTACAGAAATTGCATTTGCTAACTAATTGTAGTCAAATAGATTAACATCTTCATAAACACAATGAAATCTGTAAAGTGTAAACTGACTTCACATGCTCTCCATCACCAAATCTAAGAAGATGTCTGTTACAAATGCAAATTATGGAACCTACAGGTGCTGCATTCTCAACTTGACTAGCATCTAACTTAAAATGGACATAaaaacaagactaacccatcAACCAAAAAAAGATTTGAAAAACCAGACATGACACAGCATCAAGGAAAGTACAGATAGTACAGGCTGAGTTTATTTAGCATGATACAGATAGAGTGGCTCCATTCCATGAACGTCTAGTTACACTTAAAGAAGGCATAGAAAACTGTCCACATAAAGTTTTCCTACAAAACCTAATATTTTCCAGCAGGAATGCATACCATGAAAAACTTAATTCGCTAAGAAATACCCTTCAGGTTTCATTTGACACTTTTTTTGTCATTCCATTACTACATCCAGTAGCCTAACCATATGGCTGTAAACATATTCTCATCACTAAACAATTGTCCAATCTATGTCTGGTTTACCATGACATAAGCAACATCACCGACTGAAATCAGGATATTGCAATGACTTGACTCAAGCGGATTAATCAAACATTTCAAGACAGAACTTCTATCTTCCCATACTACTCACTTAATAAAAAAAACTACAGAAAGATGCAAAATGATGCAAACTAGACAAATGCTTAACCAAACAACCAGATCGTCTACAAAGCTCGATTAAAAGTCGGCCTCAAATGGACACTAGTTGGACACTGCAGCATTTCAGTAACAGAGCTGGAGACCAAACAACAGCTCTGCTAGCGACATGTCCATGGATTCACATTACAAAGACAGAAACTAACCACAAAAGTCAAGTAGCTTCTGCATAATTCATAAAGAACAGGCAACACCGCGCAGGCGCCCTCACCAAATGCATGGAACAACGAACCGGCCACCTAAACCACGTTATCCAAAAATCATCGCACATCCAGCAGACGCCCACAAACCCTAAGAACGCTCCCCCCCAAAAAAACCTAGTTTCCCTCAGTAGATACCGCAGCGCGTCATACCGGTGATGGTGCCGTGGACGGTGGTTCCGTTCTTGAGCTCGATGGTCACCGTCTCGTTGTTCAGCTTCATCAAGAACCTGCACAGGGACAAACCCGCCCAAATCCGCACCAATTTGGGGGAAAATTGCACCGGGCCGGTCAGTAAAAGACGGGAGAACTGAACCCAAAACGGAAGAAAGCGGGCGAGCAAGGGAACATTGGTTACCTGACGAGCTTCATCGTGGAGGCCTCTGGTGGCGGAGGAAAAGCTAGGGTTTTTGCAGGGAGCTGCCACGAGCTGCTTCTCAGAGAGGAGAAGGAGACATAAAACCCCGGATCTGGGCGAGAGACCGCTTCTTGGGCTTAACTGGGCCGTAGTTATGGGGTTCGAGAGATGGGTTCTGTGTGAACTGAAAAGCCCACTTAGAACAAACTGGCCACGCTGGAGGCCACGTAGGCCTGATGGAGGGCCCAACAGGCCTAACTACGTGTCAACTCTGTTAATGACCAGTTTTGGTGTTATATGTGCAATAGTTATGGGGAAATGTGGTGTTATGTAAATAAAAAAAGTGGTTGTGGTTCTGTGTAATATCTCCCCGACAGTGGTGATATGTGTAATTTCATTGAAGAATGTTATTATGCTTGACCAGTCTCTTGGATGCAACCGAATAATTTTGGGTTCTCATTTTATGGGTGTGGTCGAGAGAATGAGCAATGGAGTGTATTTCTTTTCTTATTTTCGGTAAATAGGTTTAGTACATAAAGTGAATAATTTGTTCAAAAAAAGTGAATAGTGCACATATTTTCCTTCTTATTTTGTACCCTATTTAGCGTACTTTTTTTTTGTAAGGGTTGTACGCCCATAGCTCATTTTGGTAAAAAAAAAAGGGGACCAAACCGTCGCATGGGTAGTCCCGTTGTGTAAGAGACATGAGCTGGAGAAAGCAATTCATAATGGAAACAAAGCAAACCAAAATTGTCATGTCCTGTCCCTCTTCACCACTTGCCCATTTTGTGGCCACGATGAGGGACGGCAGAGGTGACGAGCAACGaacggtggatgggttgtctcgcCCCATCACGTTGTTTCCACTTTGGAATCACGTCCCTTCGCGTGTTCCCTTCCACTTCAAGTTCTCTCCACTCACCACTAATCTCTACCAAAAAAACCCTAACCCATCGCAAGGCCTACCACCTAGGCGCCACAGAATCCAAACCCTAGAGATCGAGTTGCGTCGACTCGTTCGTGCGGAGAATTGTGTAAGGGAGGTATGTCTGGCGGCGGAGGGGAAAATGAGGCCGtggttgaggaggaggaggtggtggttcaCATGGATCTGAGGCGGACCCTTCCATGTCGCGCCACCCAGGAGGCACGCCTCTTGACGATGGAGAAGCAGTGTGCATTCGCACAACCGGTGAGTATTGCTAACTGTGTAGCCGCTCTCTGTAGCTAGGATCTTAGGACATTTTTTTAGTTGGGTTGTCTTGTAAATATATGTTGGTGTACAATTGCTAGAATTCCCCATGAAACCGGCAGGGATTCTCTCTTGGAGGGGATGGAATCGTTCGATTGGCCGTCGTATAGCTTAATTTCTGATGGATCGTGGACACCTGATCTTGGGGGTGGGGGGTATCGCTCTCCCACCTCTCCACCGATGGGGAATTTGTGGGCACGTAATAGGAAGCATcaagcggaggaggaagaaggggaggTAGTGGGCCTTAATGGTGGTGGACCTTGGTCGGGTCTCCTTAGTGCCTAGGTGATGGGCCTCGACGTGCATGTTGTAGGCCTAATTGGCAAGGACCAACAAAGAACCATGGCGGCCATGCGATGAAGAACACACAGTTGAATAGAACACTCTTACGTGATAGAGATGGTTCTGTGGCTAGACATCTGGTTTCTTTGGCAGTTGGTTGCATCGTGTACGTGTATGGCTGTAGTTGGATCAATGGGTGACACCTAGGGTTGTACGCCTGGGCAGTAGTGGCGCAGCCGCTAAGTAGCAAGGGCAAGCCGTCTCGAGT includes the following:
- the LOC127326501 gene encoding ras-related protein Rab-2-B, whose amino-acid sequence is MSYAYLFKYIIIGDTGVGKSCLLLQFTDKRFQPVHDLTIGVEFGARMITIDNKPIKLQIWDTAGQESFRSITRSYYRGAAGALLVYDITRRETFNHLASWLEDARQHANANMTVMLIGNKCDLSHRRAVSYEEGEQFAKENGLVFMEASAKTAQNVEEAFIKTAGTIYKKIQDGVFDVSNESYGIKVGYAVPNASGGGAGSSSQAGGCCS
- the LOC127326502 gene encoding small nuclear ribonucleoprotein SmD1a; this translates as MKLVRFLMKLNNETVTIELKNGTTVHGTITGVDISMNTHLKTVKLTLKGKNPVTIDHLSVRGNNIRYYILPDSLNLETLLVEETPRVKPKKPTAGKPMGRGRGRGRGRGRGRGR